CGGTAGCCGTCAACCCAAACGCCATGCCGGAGCCTTCAGGAACACCACCCTTGATATAAATACCAAGGCATACCAGGCCAATCTGCGCCATCGTTTCCGTAAGTACCACCCCTGGGGTAACCGGAAATCCTTTAAAGTGTCCTTTATAAAAATCCATGTCTGCATGGTACGTAAAGTGCCCAACCACCTTATCACAATCAATATAATCCAACCCATCCACAAACAGGAAAGGCGGAGAATAAGGCAGGAAATGAAGTATGTCGTGTGTAGTCATGATCTAACAGATATGTGCGCCTCCGTCCACTGGAATGATAGCGCCATTGATCCAGGCAGCTTCATCTTTGCATAAAAGATAAACAACATTTGCTACATCTTCGGGGGTCGTGAGCCGCTGGAAAGGACTACGGGCTTCGCTCCAGGCGATCAATTGATCACTACCGGGTATAAGTTGGAGTGAACGGGTATTGGTAGTACCTGCCTGGATACAATTAGCACGAATGCCAAGGGGCGCGAATTCCAGGGCAATATTCCGGCTGATGGCTTCCAGGGCCGCTTTGGCGGCAGATACGGCAGCGTAATGCTTCCATGCGCGGTGGCCGCCTTCACTGGTGAAGGATAGTACACGGGCGTCAGTGGCAAACAGGTTCCTGAGAGACACATCTTTTACCCAATCATAGAGGCTGTAAGCCATACTATCGAGGGTTATGCGAAAATCATCTGTCGTAAGAGTTGCTCCGCTGGCTGGAGGCATGGCTTTGATCTTATCACTGTCAATGCTGGATGCAGTGCTATTATCAAGGACCATATCGTTGAGATGATCACTGCCACTCATACTCTCTGTCACCATCGCCTTCAGCGTCCCTCTCGCAATACTATGCACCAAACATCTTACTTTCCCCTCTCCTCCCATACTAGTCTCCAATCGCTCCAATATCTGCATACGCTTATCCGCGCGGGTTACATCTGCATTGAAAGTAATCACCTGCACCCCCATCTCTCTTATCCCCTCAAACCCTGCATTCACCTTTTCCATCTCTACCCCGGGATCACGATGAATAATACAAAGATTCATACCATGAGCAGCGAGTTTTTGAGCAGCTGCAAGTCCAAGGCCTGAACTACCACCAAGGATGATCGTCCAATAATGATGATCGCTGAATTCGTTTGCCATTATGCTAGTACTGAAATACTTCCTTTATTGCTAAAATAATGAT
This Chitinophaga sancti DNA region includes the following protein-coding sequences:
- a CDS encoding FabA/FabZ family ACP-dehydratase; this encodes MTTHDILHFLPYSPPFLFVDGLDYIDCDKVVGHFTYHADMDFYKGHFKGFPVTPGVVLTETMAQIGLVCLGIYIKGGVPEGSGMAFGLTATEIEFMHPVFPGEKVTVTSEKQYFRFGKLKCKVSMRNEAGREVCAGVISGMVIAKPLA
- a CDS encoding SDR family oxidoreductase: MANEFSDHHYWTIILGGSSGLGLAAAQKLAAHGMNLCIIHRDPGVEMEKVNAGFEGIREMGVQVITFNADVTRADKRMQILERLETSMGGEGKVRCLVHSIARGTLKAMVTESMSGSDHLNDMVLDNSTASSIDSDKIKAMPPASGATLTTDDFRITLDSMAYSLYDWVKDVSLRNLFATDARVLSFTSEGGHRAWKHYAAVSAAKAALEAISRNIALEFAPLGIRANCIQAGTTNTRSLQLIPGSDQLIAWSEARSPFQRLTTPEDVANVVYLLCKDEAAWINGAIIPVDGGAHIC